A single Cellulomonas sp. SLBN-39 DNA region contains:
- a CDS encoding DUF3046 domain-containing protein: MRYREFTDLVDDVLGRAQGRLLVDELVLDALGGRTAGAALADGTEPREVWHALCDALGLPDARRWGSDPHRQAPPRPGQR, from the coding sequence GTGAGGTACCGCGAGTTCACCGACCTGGTCGACGACGTGCTCGGGCGGGCCCAGGGCCGCCTGCTCGTCGACGAGCTCGTGCTCGACGCGCTCGGCGGGCGGACCGCCGGCGCCGCGCTCGCCGACGGCACCGAGCCGCGCGAGGTCTGGCACGCGCTGTGCGACGCGCTGGGCCTGCCGGACGCCCGGCGCTGGGGGAGCGACCCGCACCGGCAGGCGCCGCCGCGCCCCGGGCAGCGCTGA
- a CDS encoding DEAD/DEAH box helicase has translation MVLDRFSPATRAWFTGAFEAPTAAQAGAWEAVAGGGHALVVAPTGSGKTLAAFLWALDGLLTGPVPPDPAQRCRVLYVSPLKALATDVERNLRSPLVGVRQAATRQGLELPEVRVGIRTGDTPPNERRAFATSPPDVLITTPESLYLVLTSAARRGLAGVRTVIVDEVHAVAGTKRGSHLALSLERLDALLEREDGPGPAQRVGLSATVRPVDAVAAYLGGSRPLAAGGRPVVVVQPPSQKVVEVEVVVPVPDLTAPGGAPGPAGAPPPAPGSGAWAGDDEAGGGAGDATTRASVWPHVEERVVDLVAAHRSTLVFTNSRRGAERLTARINEVWAERQGQDLPDPGALAPAQVPSASGTAVGVDTRDAAQVVARAHHGSMSRAERTRTESELKAGRLPAVVATSSLELGIDMGALDLVVQVGSPPSVASGLQRVGRAGHQVGAVSRGVVFPTFRGELVPAAVTALRMRSGELEALQVPANPLDVLAQQVVAMVAVEDWTVDDLARVVRRAAPYATLGDATLRAVLDMLAGRYPSEEFAELRPRVVWDRVGDVLSARPGALRLAVTSGGTIPDRGLYGVFLATGAPTGDVPVDAETSAGRVRGGRRVGELDEEMVYESRVGDTFTLGSSTWRIEEITPDRVLVTPAPGVPGRLPFWKGDSPGRPAELGRAMGAWVREVLALPEAGARARVEGAGLDPWAADNLLTYLTEQQASTGQVPSDTVVVVERFRDELGDWRVVVHSPYGARVHAPWALVVAARLRERYGVDVAAMHADDGIVLRLPDVLDAGPDGGWGPDGEPAGGRTPDDGPGLRVEDLLVDPDDVLDAVRDELAQSAMFGARFREAAGRALLLPRRRPDRRQPLWQQRQRAAQLLQVASRHADFPILLEAVRECLQDDFDTAALTELMRDVASGRVKVVEVTTPQPSPFARSLLFGYTAQFLYEGDAPLAERRAAALTLDPTLLAELLGQGGQSQLADLLDPAAVERTEAEIGGTAPDRRAGTLEQVADVLRRHGPLTVDDVAARTAEPVREQVPAWLDALARSRRAIRVRIGGLPTDRAEQWAAVEDAGRLRDALGVALPVGVPEVFTEVLPDPLGDLLRRHARTHGPFPASAAATRFGLGVAVVTETLRRLEAAGVLVQGRLRPDVLGGTGDEYCDADVLRTLRRRSLAALRAQVEPVDPQVLGVFLPRWQGVHPVGRRADGGSGLRGVDAVARAVEQLAGVPLPASALETHVLPARVPGYQPAMLDELTAAGEVLWAGHAALAGHDGLVSLHPVAVADLTLAHPAAAPAVPHGPVHAAVLAALAGGGAWFLQALVDRVHAAWSGDDEQSEPAPGSTAVLGALWDLVWSGHVTNDALTPLRAWLGTGTTAHRTQPAPARGRALRPRLGLRALPAVGTPRADARTGATGSGRWSLLPAREPDPTLRAHALAAQLLDRHGVLTRAVAPAEGIGARFGDVYKVLSTLEQAGQVRRGYFVERLGGSQFALPGAVDRLRADGDVVDRARERATLRREDGAAAGPQLPWQEVPPVPWSAPAGPLPWSPGQQEPAPVTSGSPWVVVLAATDPANPYGAALAWPDPPHAGEGPRHRPGRKAGALVVLVDGALVLHLERGGRTLLTFSDDPEVLRAAAAGLVDAVRTRHAGRLTVSRADGAPVLTAAALQSPVALALTGAGFVTTPRGLRLHAP, from the coding sequence GTGGTGCTGGACCGGTTCTCCCCTGCGACGCGTGCCTGGTTCACGGGCGCGTTCGAGGCGCCCACCGCGGCCCAGGCCGGTGCGTGGGAGGCCGTCGCCGGCGGCGGGCACGCGCTGGTGGTCGCACCGACGGGGTCGGGCAAGACCCTCGCCGCGTTCCTCTGGGCGCTCGACGGCCTGCTCACCGGCCCGGTGCCGCCGGACCCGGCGCAGCGCTGCCGCGTGCTGTACGTCTCCCCGCTCAAGGCGCTCGCGACCGACGTCGAGCGCAACCTGCGGTCCCCGCTCGTGGGCGTGCGGCAGGCCGCCACGCGGCAGGGCCTGGAGCTGCCGGAGGTGCGCGTCGGGATCCGCACGGGCGACACCCCGCCGAACGAGCGGCGGGCGTTCGCCACGAGCCCGCCGGACGTGCTCATCACCACCCCCGAGTCGCTGTACCTCGTGCTGACGTCGGCGGCACGCCGGGGCCTGGCGGGCGTGCGGACCGTGATCGTCGACGAGGTGCACGCGGTGGCGGGCACCAAGCGCGGCTCCCACCTGGCCCTGAGCCTGGAGCGGCTCGACGCGCTGCTCGAGCGCGAGGACGGCCCGGGACCGGCCCAGCGGGTCGGCCTGTCCGCGACCGTCCGCCCGGTCGACGCCGTCGCGGCCTACCTCGGCGGCTCCCGGCCCCTCGCGGCGGGCGGGCGGCCGGTGGTGGTCGTGCAGCCGCCGTCGCAGAAGGTCGTCGAGGTCGAGGTCGTCGTCCCCGTCCCGGACCTGACGGCACCGGGCGGGGCGCCAGGACCCGCGGGCGCGCCGCCCCCGGCACCCGGGTCGGGCGCGTGGGCCGGCGACGACGAGGCCGGCGGGGGCGCCGGCGACGCGACGACCCGTGCGTCGGTCTGGCCGCACGTCGAGGAGCGCGTGGTCGACCTCGTGGCCGCGCACCGCTCGACGCTGGTGTTCACCAACTCCCGGCGCGGCGCCGAGCGCCTGACGGCCCGCATCAACGAGGTCTGGGCCGAGCGGCAGGGGCAGGACCTGCCCGACCCGGGTGCGCTCGCACCGGCGCAGGTGCCGTCGGCGTCCGGCACGGCCGTGGGCGTCGACACCCGCGACGCCGCCCAGGTGGTGGCGCGCGCCCACCACGGGTCGATGAGCCGCGCCGAGCGCACCCGCACGGAGTCCGAGCTCAAGGCGGGTCGGCTCCCGGCCGTGGTCGCGACGAGCTCGCTCGAGCTGGGCATCGACATGGGGGCGCTGGACCTCGTCGTGCAGGTCGGGTCGCCGCCGTCCGTGGCGTCCGGGCTGCAGCGCGTGGGCCGCGCGGGCCACCAGGTCGGGGCGGTCTCGCGCGGCGTGGTGTTCCCGACGTTCCGCGGCGAGCTCGTGCCCGCCGCCGTGACCGCCCTGCGCATGCGCAGCGGCGAGCTGGAGGCGCTCCAGGTGCCGGCGAACCCGCTGGACGTGCTCGCCCAGCAGGTCGTCGCGATGGTCGCGGTCGAGGACTGGACGGTCGACGACCTCGCGCGGGTGGTGCGCCGAGCGGCGCCCTACGCGACCCTGGGCGACGCGACGCTGCGAGCGGTGCTGGACATGCTCGCCGGCCGCTACCCCTCCGAGGAGTTCGCCGAGCTGCGGCCGCGGGTCGTGTGGGACCGGGTGGGCGACGTGCTCTCCGCGCGGCCCGGTGCGCTGCGCCTCGCCGTCACGAGCGGCGGCACGATCCCCGACCGCGGCCTGTACGGGGTCTTCCTCGCCACCGGTGCGCCCACGGGCGACGTGCCCGTCGACGCCGAGACGTCGGCCGGACGGGTCCGCGGCGGGCGCCGGGTCGGGGAGCTGGACGAGGAGATGGTCTACGAGTCGCGCGTCGGCGACACGTTCACCCTCGGGTCCAGCACGTGGCGGATCGAGGAGATCACCCCGGACCGCGTGCTCGTGACCCCCGCACCCGGGGTGCCGGGCCGCCTGCCGTTCTGGAAGGGCGACTCCCCCGGCCGGCCGGCCGAGCTCGGGCGCGCGATGGGCGCCTGGGTGCGCGAGGTGCTCGCGCTGCCGGAGGCCGGCGCCCGGGCACGCGTCGAGGGCGCCGGCCTCGACCCGTGGGCCGCCGACAACCTCCTGACGTACCTGACCGAGCAGCAGGCGTCGACCGGGCAGGTCCCGTCGGACACCGTCGTCGTCGTCGAGCGGTTCCGTGACGAGCTCGGCGACTGGCGCGTCGTCGTGCACTCGCCGTACGGCGCGCGGGTGCACGCGCCGTGGGCGCTCGTCGTGGCGGCACGGCTGCGCGAGCGGTACGGCGTCGACGTGGCCGCGATGCACGCCGACGACGGGATCGTGCTGCGCCTGCCGGACGTGCTCGACGCGGGGCCCGACGGCGGCTGGGGCCCGGACGGCGAGCCCGCCGGCGGCCGGACCCCCGACGACGGTCCGGGGCTGCGGGTCGAGGACCTCCTGGTCGACCCGGACGACGTGCTCGACGCCGTCCGGGACGAGCTGGCGCAGTCGGCGATGTTCGGGGCGCGGTTCCGCGAGGCCGCCGGGCGGGCGCTGCTGCTGCCCCGCCGCCGCCCGGACCGGCGCCAGCCGCTGTGGCAGCAGCGCCAGCGGGCCGCACAGCTGCTGCAGGTCGCGTCGCGGCACGCGGACTTCCCGATCCTGCTCGAGGCCGTGCGCGAGTGCCTGCAGGACGACTTCGACACCGCGGCGCTCACGGAGCTCATGCGCGACGTCGCGTCCGGGCGGGTCAAGGTCGTCGAGGTCACGACCCCCCAGCCGTCCCCGTTCGCCCGGTCGCTGCTGTTCGGGTACACCGCGCAGTTCCTCTACGAGGGCGACGCGCCGCTGGCCGAGCGCCGGGCGGCGGCCCTGACGCTGGACCCCACGCTGCTGGCCGAGCTGCTCGGGCAGGGCGGCCAGTCCCAGCTCGCGGACCTGCTCGACCCCGCCGCGGTCGAGCGCACCGAGGCCGAGATCGGCGGGACGGCCCCCGACCGCCGGGCGGGCACCCTCGAGCAGGTCGCCGACGTCCTGCGCCGGCACGGCCCGCTCACGGTCGACGACGTCGCCGCGCGGACCGCGGAGCCCGTCCGCGAGCAGGTCCCCGCGTGGCTCGACGCGCTCGCGCGGTCCCGGCGCGCGATCCGGGTGCGGATCGGCGGCCTGCCGACCGACCGGGCCGAGCAGTGGGCGGCCGTCGAGGACGCGGGCCGGCTGCGTGACGCCCTCGGCGTCGCGCTCCCCGTCGGGGTGCCCGAGGTGTTCACCGAGGTGCTGCCCGACCCGCTGGGCGACCTGCTGCGCCGGCACGCGCGCACGCACGGCCCGTTCCCCGCGTCGGCCGCCGCCACCCGGTTCGGGCTCGGCGTGGCCGTGGTCACCGAGACGCTGCGCCGGCTCGAGGCGGCCGGCGTGCTCGTGCAGGGCAGGCTGCGGCCCGACGTGCTCGGCGGCACCGGCGACGAGTACTGCGACGCCGACGTGCTGCGGACCCTGCGGCGCCGGTCCCTGGCGGCGCTGCGCGCGCAGGTCGAACCGGTCGACCCGCAGGTGCTCGGCGTGTTCCTGCCCCGCTGGCAGGGCGTGCACCCGGTGGGGCGGCGCGCGGACGGCGGCTCGGGGCTGCGCGGCGTGGACGCCGTCGCCCGGGCCGTCGAGCAGCTGGCCGGGGTCCCGCTGCCGGCCTCGGCCCTGGAGACCCACGTGCTGCCCGCGCGCGTCCCGGGGTACCAGCCGGCGATGCTCGACGAGCTGACCGCGGCGGGCGAGGTCCTGTGGGCCGGGCACGCCGCGCTCGCCGGGCACGACGGCCTGGTGTCCCTGCACCCCGTCGCCGTGGCCGACCTGACGCTCGCGCACCCTGCCGCGGCGCCGGCCGTCCCGCACGGACCGGTGCACGCGGCCGTCCTCGCCGCGCTGGCCGGGGGTGGCGCGTGGTTCCTGCAGGCCCTGGTCGACAGGGTGCACGCCGCCTGGTCCGGCGACGACGAGCAGTCCGAGCCTGCCCCGGGGTCGACGGCGGTGCTCGGCGCGCTGTGGGACCTCGTCTGGTCCGGGCACGTGACGAACGACGCCCTCACGCCGCTGCGCGCCTGGCTCGGCACGGGCACCACGGCGCACCGCACCCAGCCCGCGCCGGCGCGCGGCCGTGCGCTGCGCCCCCGCCTCGGCCTGCGTGCCCTTCCCGCGGTCGGCACCCCCCGTGCGGACGCCCGCACGGGGGCGACCGGGTCGGGCCGGTGGTCGCTGCTGCCGGCGCGCGAGCCGGACCCGACGTTGCGCGCGCACGCGCTGGCGGCCCAGCTCCTCGACCGCCACGGTGTCCTGACCCGTGCGGTCGCCCCTGCCGAGGGGATCGGGGCGCGGTTCGGCGACGTGTACAAGGTCCTCTCGACGCTCGAGCAGGCGGGGCAGGTGCGCCGCGGGTACTTCGTCGAGCGCCTCGGGGGCTCGCAGTTCGCGCTGCCCGGTGCTGTGGACCGCCTGCGCGCCGACGGCGACGTCGTCGACCGCGCTCGCGAGCGGGCCACCCTGCGGCGCGAGGACGGAGCCGCGGCCGGCCCGCAGCTGCCGTGGCAGGAGGTGCCTCCCGTGCCGTGGTCGGCACCGGCCGGACCGCTGCCCTGGTCTCCGGGCCAGCAGGAGCCCGCACCCGTCACCTCCGGCAGCCCGTGGGTCGTGGTGCTCGCCGCCACCGACCCGGCCAACCCGTACGGGGCCGCGCTCGCCTGGCCGGACCCGCCGCACGCCGGCGAGGGTCCGCGCCACCGGCCCGGCCGCAAGGCGGGTGCGCTCGTCGTGCTCGTCGACGGCGCGCTGGTGCTGCACCTCGAGCGCGGCGGGCGCACCCTGCTGACGTTCAGCGACGACCCGGAGGTGCTGCGTGCCGCGGCGGCCGGGCTCGTGGACGCCGTCCGCACGCGGCACGCCGGCCGGCTCACGGTGAGCCGGGCCGACGGGGCCCCGGTGCTGACGGCGGCGGCCCTGCAGTCGCCGGTCGCGCTCGCCCTGACGGGCGCGGGGTTCGTGACCACGCCGCGCGGGCTGCGGCTGCACGCGCCGTGA
- a CDS encoding DNA-formamidopyrimidine glycosylase family protein codes for MPEGDVLRRTAARLDAALAGQVLVRSDLRWPSAATTDLTGRTVLGTRPYGKHLLTRLDDGRTLHTHLRMDGTWRVVPTDDARAAARHPRVRAVLGTARWTAVGSLLGMLDVLRTRDEHEVVGHLGPDVLDEDFDDETPGVPWPGPPVVDHPAPGLPEAVRRWAAQGSRPVGELLLDQRVAAGIGTIFMAESLFALRWWPWAPADRVDDPAAVLRTARALMRASVLSGRPDPKVHTRAGRPCVRCGTRLRRDEVGTAPQQRPVFWCPRCQVRGAPPR; via the coding sequence GTGCCCGAGGGTGACGTGCTGCGTCGCACGGCGGCACGGCTCGACGCGGCGCTCGCCGGGCAGGTGCTGGTGCGCTCCGACCTGCGCTGGCCCAGCGCGGCGACGACGGACCTGACGGGCCGCACCGTCCTCGGCACCCGCCCCTACGGCAAGCACCTGCTCACACGCCTGGACGACGGCCGCACCCTGCACACGCACCTGCGGATGGACGGCACGTGGCGGGTGGTGCCGACCGACGACGCACGGGCGGCCGCGCGGCACCCCCGGGTGCGGGCGGTCCTCGGCACGGCGCGGTGGACGGCCGTGGGGTCGCTGCTCGGGATGCTCGACGTGCTGCGCACCCGGGACGAGCACGAGGTCGTGGGGCACCTGGGACCCGACGTGCTCGACGAGGACTTCGACGACGAGACGCCGGGGGTGCCGTGGCCCGGCCCACCCGTGGTCGACCACCCCGCGCCCGGCCTGCCGGAGGCCGTGCGCCGGTGGGCGGCACAGGGGTCGCGCCCGGTCGGGGAGCTGCTGCTCGACCAGCGGGTCGCCGCCGGGATCGGCACGATCTTCATGGCGGAGTCGCTCTTCGCGCTGCGCTGGTGGCCGTGGGCCCCCGCGGACCGGGTGGACGACCCGGCCGCGGTGCTGCGCACGGCCCGCGCCCTCATGCGCGCGTCGGTGCTCTCCGGACGGCCCGACCCGAAGGTCCACACGCGCGCCGGGCGCCCGTGCGTGCGGTGCGGCACCCGCCTGCGCCGTGACGAGGTCGGCACGGCACCGCAGCAGCGTCCGGTGTTCTGGTGCCCGCGCTGCCAGGTGCGCGGCGCACCGCCCCGCTGA
- a CDS encoding helix-turn-helix domain-containing protein, whose amino-acid sequence MVVLRREIGDVLRDARQRQGRTLREVSSAARVSLGYLSEVERGQKEASSELLSSICDALDVPMSLVLREVSDRIAVAEGLLVPDTVPADLAAAVDGDTGRSWMQTRAELAPVG is encoded by the coding sequence ATGGTCGTGCTGCGACGTGAGATCGGCGACGTCCTGCGGGACGCGCGCCAGCGCCAGGGCCGCACCCTGCGTGAGGTGTCCTCGGCGGCCCGTGTCTCCCTCGGCTACCTCAGCGAGGTCGAGCGCGGGCAGAAGGAGGCGTCGTCGGAGCTGCTGAGCAGCATCTGCGACGCGCTCGACGTGCCCATGTCCCTCGTGCTGCGCGAGGTCAGCGACCGGATCGCGGTCGCCGAGGGCCTGCTCGTGCCCGACACCGTCCCGGCCGACCTGGCGGCCGCGGTCGACGGCGACACCGGACGCAGCTGGATGCAGACGCGGGCGGAGCTCGCCCCGGTCGGCTGA
- a CDS encoding CinA family protein gives MSGGVGPAPSAASARDLLDLLAARGLTLAVAESLTGGLVTATLVDVPGASRVLRGGVVAYATDLKHVLLGVDADLLARRGAVDAQVAAAMAAGVRDRLGADVGLATTGVAGPDPQDGHPAGTVHVAVHATGVARGRSLTLPGGRDAVRRATVDAVLALAREALHG, from the coding sequence GTGAGCGGCGGCGTCGGGCCCGCACCGAGCGCGGCGTCGGCGCGGGACCTGCTCGACCTGCTCGCCGCCCGCGGGCTGACCCTCGCGGTCGCGGAGTCGCTCACCGGCGGTCTCGTGACGGCCACGCTGGTCGACGTCCCCGGGGCGTCGCGCGTGCTCCGCGGGGGTGTCGTCGCCTACGCGACCGACCTCAAGCACGTGCTCCTCGGTGTCGACGCCGACCTGCTGGCACGGCGCGGGGCCGTCGACGCGCAGGTCGCGGCGGCGATGGCCGCGGGCGTGCGCGACCGGCTGGGTGCCGACGTGGGCCTGGCCACCACCGGCGTCGCGGGTCCCGACCCGCAGGACGGCCACCCCGCGGGCACGGTGCACGTCGCGGTCCACGCCACGGGCGTCGCGCGGGGTCGGTCGCTCACGCTGCCCGGCGGTCGCGACGCCGTCCGGCGGGCGACCGTCGACGCGGTCCTCGCCCTGGCCCGCGAGGCCCTGCACGGGTGA
- the pgsA gene encoding CDP-diacylglycerol--glycerol-3-phosphate 3-phosphatidyltransferase has product MSDAVPSAWNLANVVTVLRIAVVPVFAVVLLADGGHTTSGRVLATGLFVLAAATDRVDGWLARRSNQVTDLGKMLDPIADKLLIGTALVLLSWLGDLPWWVPAVVLVRELGITVMRFFLLRYVVLPASRGGKLKTVLQSVAIPLFLLPLDRLPAFVTVVAWVAMVAAVVVTVVTGLDYVRTALRIRREARAAAPRGAATGRS; this is encoded by the coding sequence GTGTCCGACGCCGTGCCCTCCGCCTGGAACCTGGCCAACGTCGTGACCGTCCTGCGGATCGCCGTCGTCCCGGTGTTCGCGGTCGTGCTGCTCGCCGACGGCGGTCACACGACCTCGGGCCGGGTCCTGGCCACCGGGCTCTTCGTGCTCGCCGCGGCGACGGACCGCGTCGACGGGTGGCTCGCCCGACGCTCGAACCAGGTCACCGACCTGGGCAAGATGCTCGACCCGATCGCCGACAAGCTCCTCATCGGCACCGCGCTCGTGCTGCTGTCCTGGCTGGGCGACCTGCCGTGGTGGGTGCCCGCCGTGGTGCTGGTCCGCGAGCTCGGGATCACCGTCATGCGGTTCTTCCTCCTGCGCTACGTGGTGCTGCCGGCGTCGCGCGGCGGCAAGCTCAAGACCGTGCTGCAGTCGGTCGCGATCCCGCTGTTCCTGCTCCCGCTCGACCGTCTGCCCGCCTTCGTGACCGTCGTCGCGTGGGTCGCGATGGTCGCGGCCGTCGTCGTCACGGTCGTCACCGGGCTGGACTACGTGCGCACCGCGCTGCGGATCCGGCGCGAGGCCCGGGCGGCCGCCCCGCGCGGGGCAGCGACCGGCCGGTCGTGA